A segment of the Bactrocera neohumeralis isolate Rockhampton chromosome 3, APGP_CSIRO_Bneo_wtdbg2-racon-allhic-juicebox.fasta_v2, whole genome shotgun sequence genome:
attactaaatacaaTTTGTGGTTTTCAGTGCCAAAAATGTTGGAAGAATGCATGTGTTTCTTAGAGGAAAAAGCGAAAGATGAGATATTTACTTATGAAGTAATTGTCGTTAGTGATGGGAGTATTGATGGCACAGTTTCTCTTGCATTAAAGTATTCAAAACGCTACACCGTGAACAAATTTCGAGTGTTAGAGCTTTTGGACAACCGAGGCAAAGGAGGAGCTGTCCGTTTGGTAGTTGAGCAAATATTGagtcataatattatttttttaattatacgtATTTTTGAAGGGAATGCTAAGTGCAAGAGGCCGATACCTATTATTTGCTGATGCAGATGGTGCGACAAAATTTTCCGATTACAATAAGttggaaaataatatgaaaagtaTTACAAAAGATTGGCAGTCAGATGGAATTGTGGTCGGATCGCGCTCACATCTTGAGCAAGATGCTATTGCATCACGTAGTCTATTCAGGTTAGTAATGCGATTTTATTTAGCAAGTGTGTGTTTTGCAGCTTTAAGATgttgtttcatatatttttaacagaacactTCTTATGCACGGTTTTCATTTCCTTGTATGGCTCTTTGCTGTCCGAAGTATACGAGATACCCAATGTGGCTTCAAGTTACTAACTCGTTCCTCTGCacatactttatttaaaaatttacacgTTGAACGTTGGGCATTCGATGTAGAGCTTCTTTATATAGCGGAACGCTTGAAAATACCAATAGCTGAGGTGGCAGTAAATTGGAAAGAAATTGAAGGCTCTAAATTGACACCGGTCTGGTCGTGGATTCAAATGGGAGTTGACTTATTTTTGATCTGGTTCAGGTATACGATCGGAGCATGGCAACTATGTGACCAAAATAAAGAGCATGTCTCGTAAAAgtcaacaatttaattttaataagaaattcgCGCAAACTTACGTTCCAGTACTACTGCATTGTTGAAACACGATTGTTTAaacaacaatacatacatatttaagtattcTAAAAGTAAACCAAACagatgaatgtttttttttttttaataaatatttgcattttctcGAAAAAAGAAGTAATAAAGTCTGGGAGACCCAAGTTATTTACCTAAAAATTAttcagtaaataaaatttcttaaatataagtTTCTAGATCAATTAGCCTCCTtgttaaacatttaatttaaaactgtattttaacagatatatgtatgttacattTACATGTTATATGTAACACCAATGTCTTCTGTAGTACTTGCCATACCAAAACAATATGTTGAAgagtattttgaaattattattgttaaaacaAACATTTACCCTCCACAAGGGTGTTCCCTTTATGACAATATTTATCTGTgattacaaaatatcttcaatatCACTCACGTTAATAGGAGACatgtttttaatg
Coding sequences within it:
- the LOC126752362 gene encoding dolichyl-phosphate beta-glucosyltransferase, with product MAFVQVVQVILIAGLSLVAGILAVLFVIQKAITKPFPVIKRRKEERHFLDPIRIQNVDFPSVEDAPTVHLSVIIPAYNEEQRLPKMLEECMCFLEEKAKDEIFTYEVIVVSDGSIDGTVSLALKYSKRYTVNKFRVLELLDNRGKGGAVRLGMLSARGRYLLFADADGATKFSDYNKLENNMKSITKDWQSDGIVVGSRSHLEQDAIASRSLFRTLLMHGFHFLVWLFAVRSIRDTQCGFKLLTRSSAHTLFKNLHVERWAFDVELLYIAERLKIPIAEVAVNWKEIEGSKLTPVWSWIQMGVDLFLIWFRYTIGAWQLCDQNKEHVS